In the genome of Flaviflexus ciconiae, one region contains:
- a CDS encoding DUF3618 domain-containing protein → MSESAPKRSAADIEADLQRTRAELTDTVDELARRLDPKANAKAAADQAKNKANEFADKARGVADDAGKGDAASIGIIVAAVATVALAGYLILKK, encoded by the coding sequence ATGAGTGAATCGGCTCCCAAGCGTTCAGCGGCTGACATTGAGGCCGACCTGCAGAGGACCCGCGCCGAGCTGACAGACACTGTCGACGAGCTCGCACGCCGACTTGACCCGAAGGCCAACGCGAAGGCTGCGGCCGATCAGGCCAAAAACAAAGCTAACGAGTTTGCCGATAAGGCACGCGGGGTCGCCGACGATGCTGGCAAAGGAGATGCGGCATCGATCGGAATCATCGTCGCGGCGGTGGCGACTGTGGCGCTCGCCGGGTACCTGATCCTGAAGAAGTAG
- a CDS encoding BldC family transcriptional regulator: MQTQSEQELLTPSQVAALFHVDPKTVTRWANAGKLSSIRTLGGHRRFRKDEVEKLLESTSGH; this comes from the coding sequence ATGCAAACACAGTCCGAGCAGGAACTGCTCACCCCATCGCAGGTCGCCGCGCTTTTTCACGTCGATCCCAAGACCGTGACCAGATGGGCGAATGCAGGGAAACTATCATCGATCCGCACACTCGGGGGGCACCGTCGCTTCCGGAAGGACGAGGTCGAAAAGCTTCTGGAATCAACGTCAGGCCACTAA
- a CDS encoding DUF3073 domain-containing protein, producing the protein MGRGRQKAKQRKVARTLKYSSPETDYRALERELVSRGDEGYEESESYDESDDYDDQYSGYEDYYGEDEDEEDEA; encoded by the coding sequence ATGGGGCGCGGCCGTCAAAAGGCCAAGCAACGCAAAGTTGCTCGCACACTGAAGTACTCCAGCCCGGAAACTGACTACCGAGCGCTGGAGCGTGAGCTTGTCTCCAGGGGAGACGAGGGTTATGAAGAGTCGGAAAGCTACGACGAGTCAGACGACTACGACGATCAGTATTCCGGCTATGAGGACTACTACGGCGAGGATGAGGACGAGGAAGACGAAGCCTGA
- the purM gene encoding phosphoribosylformylglycinamidine cyclo-ligase, with amino-acid sequence MKITYSQAGVDTQAGDRAVELMKSAVASTHNANVIGGVGGFAGLLDASELLKYRKPLLATSTDGVGTKVAIAQALDIHDTIGQDLVGMVVDDIVVVGAKPLLMTDYIACGKVVPERIADIVRGIATACASINTPLLGGETAEHPGLLGEEEYDVAGAATGVVEADSVLGPERVREGDAIIAMASSGIHSNGYSLVRKVLEVAGWSYEKHVDDLGTTIGQELLVPTRLYTNVCLEMADRAHAFCHVTGGGLAANLARVMPAGLLAEVSRWEVPPIFKVIADLGGVPTADLEGTLNLGIGMLAVVPAEHAQATIDASVAADIPAWDAGVVRTDDGGEALRGAKGVDGGGVRLTGTYTGL; translated from the coding sequence TTGAAGATCACCTACTCACAGGCGGGTGTCGACACCCAGGCGGGCGACCGCGCCGTTGAACTCATGAAGTCGGCCGTAGCCTCGACCCACAACGCCAACGTGATCGGCGGCGTGGGCGGCTTCGCTGGCCTTCTCGACGCATCCGAGCTCCTGAAATACCGCAAGCCGCTCCTTGCCACCTCAACGGACGGTGTTGGCACGAAGGTCGCGATCGCCCAGGCTCTCGACATTCACGACACGATTGGCCAGGACCTGGTCGGCATGGTCGTCGACGACATTGTCGTGGTCGGGGCAAAGCCCCTTCTCATGACCGACTACATTGCCTGCGGGAAGGTCGTCCCCGAGCGGATCGCCGACATTGTCCGCGGCATCGCCACCGCCTGCGCCTCGATCAACACCCCGCTGCTCGGTGGGGAAACGGCCGAACATCCCGGACTTCTCGGTGAAGAAGAGTACGACGTCGCAGGAGCAGCCACCGGCGTTGTCGAAGCGGACAGCGTTCTCGGCCCCGAGCGGGTCCGGGAAGGCGATGCCATTATCGCCATGGCCTCCTCGGGCATCCACTCCAACGGCTACTCCCTGGTTCGCAAGGTTCTTGAAGTTGCCGGATGGAGCTACGAGAAGCACGTGGATGATCTGGGAACGACAATCGGACAGGAACTGCTCGTTCCGACGCGTCTTTACACAAACGTGTGTTTGGAAATGGCAGATCGTGCGCATGCCTTCTGCCACGTGACCGGAGGCGGCCTGGCAGCCAATCTGGCGCGAGTCATGCCGGCGGGCCTACTTGCCGAAGTTTCCCGCTGGGAGGTTCCGCCGATCTTCAAGGTCATTGCCGATCTCGGTGGCGTCCCCACGGCGGACCTGGAGGGTACCCTCAACCTCGGCATCGGCATGCTTGCCGTCGTTCCCGCAGAGCACGCACAGGCCACCATCGACGCCTCCGTCGCCGCGGATATCCCCGCCTGGGACGCTGGCGTTGTCCGCACCGATGATGGTGGGGAAGCGCTCCGCGGCGCCAAGGGAGTGGACGGCGGCGGCGTCCGCCTCACCGGCACCTACACCGGTCTCTAA
- the purF gene encoding amidophosphoribosyltransferase codes for MQNDGRLTHVLDPEDKGQDECGVFGVWAPGEDVASLTYFGLYALQHRGQESAGIATSNGKQILIYKDMGLVSQVFNEDHLHPLTGHIAVGHVRYATTGKSHWQNAQPTLGPTPFGTVALGHNGNLINTQALMAKVRDDAGEDLTGELGRGSSTDTAVITALLGAADNYDSLEEAALGILPALKGAFTLVFMDEGTLYAARDPYGFRPLVLGRLSAGWVVASETAALDIIGATFVREIEPGELLIINEAGPRSVRFADATPKGCIFEYVYLARPDTKIAGRGVNASRNEMGRALAREHPVDADIVIATPDSGTPAAIGYAQESGIPYAQGLVKNAYVGRTFIQPTQTMRQLGIRLKLNPMREVIEGKRIVVVDDSIVRGNTQRALVRMLREAGAAEIHVRISSPPVEWPCYFGIDFATRAELIASGLNVDEICQSIGADTLGFISPEGMIAATTIPESKLCTACFSGKYPIPVDHAKVAAGLDPAVEE; via the coding sequence ATGCAAAATGATGGTCGGCTCACCCATGTTCTCGATCCAGAGGACAAGGGCCAGGATGAATGCGGCGTGTTCGGCGTGTGGGCGCCGGGCGAAGATGTCGCAAGCCTGACCTACTTCGGGCTCTACGCGCTCCAGCACAGGGGCCAGGAGTCCGCCGGAATCGCCACCTCCAACGGGAAGCAGATCCTGATCTACAAGGATATGGGTCTTGTTTCCCAGGTCTTTAACGAAGATCACCTCCACCCGCTGACCGGGCACATCGCCGTCGGCCACGTCCGCTACGCCACGACCGGCAAGTCCCATTGGCAAAACGCACAGCCCACGCTCGGCCCGACCCCGTTCGGAACCGTTGCCCTTGGGCACAACGGCAATCTCATCAACACCCAGGCCCTCATGGCCAAGGTGCGTGACGACGCGGGCGAGGACCTCACGGGTGAACTGGGCAGGGGCTCCTCGACCGATACCGCTGTTATCACGGCCCTTCTTGGTGCCGCTGACAACTACGACTCCCTCGAGGAAGCGGCCCTCGGGATCCTGCCCGCCCTCAAGGGCGCTTTTACACTCGTGTTCATGGATGAAGGGACGCTGTACGCAGCCCGGGACCCCTACGGCTTCCGCCCACTCGTTCTGGGCCGCCTGTCGGCCGGTTGGGTCGTTGCTTCCGAGACAGCGGCCCTCGACATCATCGGCGCCACGTTCGTCCGCGAAATCGAGCCCGGTGAGCTTCTCATCATCAACGAAGCGGGGCCGCGCTCGGTTCGTTTCGCCGATGCAACCCCGAAGGGCTGCATCTTTGAATACGTGTACTTGGCCCGCCCCGACACGAAGATCGCGGGCAGGGGAGTCAATGCATCGAGGAACGAAATGGGGCGGGCGCTAGCTCGTGAACACCCGGTTGATGCCGACATCGTGATCGCCACACCGGACTCGGGCACGCCCGCCGCCATCGGTTACGCCCAGGAGTCCGGGATCCCCTACGCCCAGGGTCTCGTGAAGAACGCCTACGTGGGTCGTACCTTTATTCAGCCCACCCAGACCATGCGTCAGCTCGGTATCCGCCTCAAGCTCAACCCGATGAGGGAAGTCATCGAAGGTAAGCGGATCGTTGTTGTCGACGACTCGATCGTCCGCGGCAACACGCAGCGTGCGCTTGTCCGCATGCTGCGCGAAGCGGGCGCCGCCGAGATTCACGTCCGCATCTCGTCCCCACCGGTGGAATGGCCGTGCTACTTCGGAATCGACTTCGCGACCCGTGCGGAGCTCATTGCGTCCGGTCTGAACGTTGACGAGATCTGCCAGTCTATTGGCGCAGACACCCTTGGCTTCATCTCCCCGGAGGGGATGATTGCGGCCACCACAATCCCCGAATCGAAGCTGTGCACCGCCTGCTTCTCCGGTAAGTACCCGATCCCGGTCGACCACGCGAAGGTCGCCGCCGGGCTGGATCCAGCAGTGGAGGAATAA